A genomic stretch from Neodiprion fabricii isolate iyNeoFabr1 chromosome 3, iyNeoFabr1.1, whole genome shotgun sequence includes:
- the LOC124178817 gene encoding mitochondrial pyruvate carrier 1-like isoform X2 yields the protein MSRYRIKIPIFNEEWRNYFLSTHFLAPALNWAIPISSILDMTKDPKYISGNMTVGGRPPSCSTDDGLLLWIPKKHANNAQLGIFIPSLIPPSALLPYALKW from the exons ATGTCAAGATACCGTATCAAGattccaattttcaacgagGAATGGCGCAATTATTTTCTCAG CACACACTTTTTGGCTCCAGCGTTAAATTGGGCCATACCGATTTCTTCAATTCTTGACATGACAAAGGATCCAAAATACATTAGCGGTAACATGACAGTAG GCGGCCGGCCCCCTAGCTGCTCCACGGATGATGGGCTCCTATTATGGATTCCGAAGAAACACGCAAACAACGCGCAGCTGGGGATATTTATTCCCAGTCTCATTCCCCCTTCTGCACTTTTACCCTACGCCCTGAAATGGTGA
- the LOC124178817 gene encoding mitochondrial pyruvate carrier 1-like isoform X1 translates to MSRYRIKIPIFNEEWRNYFLSTHFLAPALNWAIPISSILDMTKDPKYISGNMTVALSFYSLMSMRFALRVNPRNMLLFACHIVNMNAQLVQGFRYLRYHNKLSFLPGPVIDQNIPSNSEDNANCQRK, encoded by the exons ATGTCAAGATACCGTATCAAGattccaattttcaacgagGAATGGCGCAATTATTTTCTCAG CACACACTTTTTGGCTCCAGCGTTAAATTGGGCCATACCGATTTCTTCAATTCTTGACATGACAAAGGATCCAAAATACATTAGCGGTAACATGACAGTAG CATTGAGTTTCTATTCGTTGATGTCGATGAGGTTTGCACTGAGAGTGAATCCGCGTAACATGTTGTTGTTCGCCTGTCacattgtaaatatgaacgcTCAGCTGGTGCAGGGCTTTCGGTACCTGCGGTATCACAATAAACTCAGCTTTCTTCCGGGCCCAGTGATTGACCAGAATATCCCATCCAACAGCGAGGACAACGCCAACTGTCAAAGAAAGTAA